A single window of uncultured Pseudodesulfovibrio sp. DNA harbors:
- a CDS encoding sensor domain-containing diguanylate cyclase, with product MSIKSKLILALSFILVSAFLATSLVNYVFTRRAIRAELLHSSLPLTGKNIYSEIQAVMMRPLLVSSSMANDTFLKDWVTDGELDVGQITDYLKKIQEKYGFISTFFVSSATDAYYSQEGILKEINPRDPHDIWFYAFRRSGKEFDLDVDTNEVENNKLTIFVNFRVEDNNGRFIGVAGVGLNIEHATELLKKSKKKYNRKIYLVDQDGLVQVHHDKRLIEKHSIAKAGGIRDLASKILTKREKSVSLEYNWDDTHYLLSTQYIPELKWYLIVEQSEDDALISARDNLVRTITIGICTSILIIVLCTFTVNHFQGRLERLAQTDPLTGVANRRALEIYFQQATYKAKRYHEQLSTIIIDLNKFKDVNDKHGHLKGDEVLKCVADTVGKTIRPTDILARWGGDEFIIFLTGNMDDASALAERALTAVAESSEDLPISFSYGLAQYEEGEDLLSITMRADKDLYRSKKRNGSGEL from the coding sequence ATGAGCATTAAATCCAAACTGATATTAGCCCTTTCCTTCATTCTTGTTTCCGCTTTTCTGGCAACAAGTCTGGTCAACTACGTTTTCACGCGCAGGGCCATCCGAGCCGAATTGCTCCACTCTTCCCTGCCGTTGACCGGCAAAAATATCTATTCGGAAATTCAAGCCGTCATGATGCGGCCACTGCTCGTGTCCTCCTCAATGGCCAATGACACATTTCTCAAGGATTGGGTGACCGACGGGGAACTGGATGTCGGACAAATCACCGATTACCTCAAAAAGATTCAGGAAAAATACGGATTCATTTCCACCTTTTTCGTCTCATCAGCAACAGACGCCTATTACAGTCAGGAAGGCATCCTCAAAGAAATCAACCCACGGGACCCTCATGATATTTGGTTCTATGCTTTCAGACGATCAGGCAAGGAATTCGATCTGGACGTGGACACCAATGAAGTTGAAAACAACAAACTGACAATTTTCGTCAACTTCAGGGTGGAAGACAATAATGGCCGCTTCATCGGTGTTGCCGGTGTGGGGTTAAACATCGAACATGCTACCGAACTCCTGAAAAAATCGAAAAAAAAATACAACAGGAAAATTTACCTCGTGGATCAGGATGGTCTGGTTCAGGTGCACCACGACAAACGGCTTATCGAGAAACATTCCATTGCCAAGGCCGGTGGAATCCGTGACCTCGCTTCAAAGATACTCACCAAAAGAGAAAAATCAGTCAGTCTGGAATATAATTGGGACGACACTCATTACTTACTCTCAACCCAATATATCCCGGAACTGAAATGGTATCTCATCGTCGAACAAAGCGAAGATGACGCTTTGATTTCTGCAAGGGACAACCTCGTCCGCACCATTACTATAGGTATATGCACATCCATCCTGATCATTGTACTGTGTACGTTCACGGTCAATCACTTTCAGGGACGACTGGAACGGTTGGCCCAAACCGATCCGTTGACTGGCGTCGCCAACCGTCGTGCATTGGAAATCTATTTCCAACAGGCGACCTACAAAGCAAAACGGTACCATGAACAATTATCCACGATCATCATCGATCTCAATAAATTCAAAGATGTCAATGACAAGCACGGGCACCTCAAAGGCGATGAAGTGCTTAAATGTGTAGCTGACACCGTGGGAAAAACCATCAGGCCGACAGATATTTTGGCTCGTTGGGGTGGCGATGAATTCATCATTTTCCTGACCGGTAACATGGATGATGCCAGTGCATTGGCAGAACGAGCACTCACCGCCGTAGCCGAATCTTCCGAGGACCTTCCCATCTCATTCAGTTATGGGTTGGCTCAATATGAAGAAGGGGAAGACCTCCTTTCCATAACCATGCGAGCGGACAAAGACCTCTATCGGTCCAAGAAACGCAACGGCTCCGGCGAGTTGTAG